The nucleotide sequence ATCGGTCTCGCTTTCAAGCTTGGCGAGAAGCTCCGCCGCGGCTTTTTTCCCGGAAACGACGATCGCCGCTCTCTTGGCTTCCGCCTGCGCCGCGATCTCTTTCGCTTCCGCTTGCGCGCTTTGAACGATCTCTTCCGCTTTCTTTTCCGCGGAAAAGATCTCTTCCATTACTTCGGATATCATTTTTATTTCCTCTCGTCCATCTCGGCGATCAAACCGAGCCTTCTGTTATGGCGATCGCCCTCGAACGGAGTCGAAAGCCAAAGATCGACCAATTTAACGGCTTTTTCGGGGGAAAGGACTCTTCCGCCGAGGCAAAGCACGTTCGCGTTGTTATGCGCGGAGCAAGCCGCCGCGGAGAACTCGTCCGACAAGACCGCCGCGCGAATTCCTTTGACCTTATTCGCCGCGATCGACATTCCGATGCCCGTTCCGCAAAGCAAGATACCTTTATCGAATTCGCCGGACGCGACCGCCTCGGCGACTTTTTTCGCATAAACGGGATAATCCACGCTCTGCGTGTCATACGTTCCGAAATCGAAAAATTCGACGTTCTTTTCTTTCAAATAGTTCAGGATCTCGGGTTTCAAGACGATCCCGCCGTGATCGCAACCGATAGCGATTCGCATAGTTTCCTCCCCTTGCCGAAGAAACGGCTTCTATTATTATGTGAAATATTATACTTTATTCGCGCGCGAACTGTCAAGGCAAGTTCCCTCATTTTCGATTTCTTTTGCGCAATGAAAAAAACGCATCGGCTCCGAGCTCTCGGATCCCACGCGTTTCTGTCTTTCGCCGATCTTATTGAAACTGTTTTCGGCTCTTTTCCCTGTAAAACCGTTCTTTCAGGCGAACGTAGACCTTGGATAATTCCAAAACGTACCCGATCCGCGCGGTCGGGGACATTTTTTCGTAGACCTTTTGATCCATCAGTCTGCCGATCGGGTCGATCACGCACTCGTTCTCGAAAAGCATTTCGCGAACTTTCGCATACATCTCTTCTTCGACCGCATAGCCGATCGTCCCCTCTTCTTTAACCGATGAAGAAGGATAGGTTCCCGCGCCTTGCCAATAGCCGCTTTTCATTCTGTTTTTCGCCGATTGCGCCAGCTTTTTCAATTCACCATCGTTTTTCATACCTCACCTCTTAGTGAAATTTTTCTTTATTATAGCGGGAGCGCGAACACGCCGCAACAGAAAACTTTGTCGAATTATAGGAGAAAACCGCGATCCGACTTCCTTCCCGCAAATTCGCGTATCTTCGTGATTTCTCGCGCGAAAAAAATCGCGATCCGAGCGGAAGACTTGATAAAAAAAACGCGCCGTGATAGGATAGAGCTATGACGAATTTACCGCCGCTTTATCTCGAAAAAATGAAAACGCTCCTCGGAGAAGATCTCGCTTCCTATGAAGCGACTTTTTCCCGCCCCGCTTCACGCGGTTTTTTGATCAATACCGCCAAAATCGGCGCGGCGAAATTTGACGAAATCTTTCCTCTTCCGACACGCCCCGTCCCCTACCTCGAAAACGGGCGCATTTTGGACAGCGAGGAAAAGATCGGCGGGAACGTCCTGCACGCGGCGGGGCTTTTTTATATGCAGGACCCCGGCGCGATGAGCGCGATCGCCGCCCTGCCTTCGATCGGGAAAAAAGTCTTGGACGTAGCCGCCGCCCCCGGAGGAAAGACGATCGGCGCGGCGCTATCTTCCCCGGATTCTTTTATCGTCGCGAACGAGATCGACTTCAAGCGCGCGAAAATTCTTCTGCAAAACGTAGAGCGACTCGGTCTGAAAAACGTCGGCGTAACCTCGCTGACCCCGAAAGATCTCGGGAAATTCGCGAAAGAGACTTTCGACCTCGTGATCTGCGATCTGCCTTGCAGCGGCGAAGGAATGTTCCGAAAGGAAAGCGCGGCGGTCGAATGCTGGAACGAAGGGATCAACGCAATGAACGCCGAGCGGCAAAAGGAGATTCTTTCTTCGGTCTTGCCCTGCTTGAAAGAAGGCGGGACGCTCCTTTATTCGACCTGCACCTACGCGCCCGAAGAGGACGAAGAGATCGCGGAATTCCTCGTCAAAG is from Clostridia bacterium and encodes:
- the rpiB gene encoding ribose 5-phosphate isomerase B produces the protein MRIAIGCDHGGIVLKPEILNYLKEKNVEFFDFGTYDTQSVDYPVYAKKVAEAVASGEFDKGILLCGTGIGMSIAANKVKGIRAAVLSDEFSAAACSAHNNANVLCLGGRVLSPEKAVKLVDLWLSTPFEGDRHNRRLGLIAEMDERK
- a CDS encoding RsmB/NOP family class I SAM-dependent RNA methyltransferase; amino-acid sequence: MTNLPPLYLEKMKTLLGEDLASYEATFSRPASRGFLINTAKIGAAKFDEIFPLPTRPVPYLENGRILDSEEKIGGNVLHAAGLFYMQDPGAMSAIAALPSIGKKVLDVAAAPGGKTIGAALSSPDSFIVANEIDFKRAKILLQNVERLGLKNVGVTSLTPKDLGKFAKETFDLVICDLPCSGEGMFRKESAAVECWNEGINAMNAERQKEILSSVLPCLKEGGTLLYSTCTYAPEEDEEIAEFLVKEKGLVLVSPKDAVLPCTAPGVGSFRNIGFARRFYPHIAEGEGQFFAVFEKPGEKLYAQKAIPSSLSANERKTIRSFTDEFIEGEIGELVKNGDKIFAVHPLAQTIPLRYLSEGVCIGEIVKGRFEPHHNLFTAFGASFKNKEEIPFGDKRISEYLYGLEIEAKTAKEGYSAVCAGGFPLGGGKVVNGTIKNKYPKGLRTMKLDL